A region from the Citrobacter telavivensis genome encodes:
- a CDS encoding BapA prefix-like domain-containing protein codes for MRLLAVISKLTGVSTNVEASEVTLNAPSIVKLSAERSDISQLTRVNQDLVIVFTSGEKLTVKNFYVANDQGTSQLVLEDSHGALWWVENPESGLHFEQISTIDDLLVTAGESHEGGAIWPWVLGGAVAAGGIAAIASSGGGGSSHHDNDNGNPDDGSGNGGTPGEGGGNNGGGGNGGGDNGTNPPGGENPTPPPAPVITGAVDAVSGITGAIQVNQTTNDSQPMISGTGDAGSLITLYDNGQVMGTVVVDGQGNWHYQPDAPLSDGEHVLTATATDENGSTSAVSGDFTFTVDTIAPDEVSGLTVSEDGLWVSGLAEAGCVVTIFDNQHHILASIQVDDTGRFTVRLNSAQTDSEQLYADISDAAGNEGDEASFFGSDSGFPDAPVIIGIIDDTQPTAVTLGSGQFTKDTTPTLTGTALPGAEVTIYENGIAIGTASADDGTWSFALSGVPEGLHNYTATQTTEDGVSGNTVEFSVTVDTTPPAVPDDLLVSQNGTVLTGSAEAGSKVTITDASGTTLGTVTADSEGKFSFPLNPARVNGEVLTATATDKAGNNSPPANATAPDTTPPQAAGNLDVSEDGTTVTGTAEPGTTVTIYGSDNTPLGSELVLPDGSFTVTLAPPQTNGEILTAIVKDPANLTSPPATTLAPDTTPPQPAGNLEVSDDGTTVTGTAEPGSTVTIRDPDGTPIGHGQTDGEGNFTVTLDTPQTNGETLTATVTDPANQNSTPANVTAPDTTPPQSPTAVISQDGTVLTATAEPGSTITIKDSNGNTLAQSGPVPESGTLAIALDPPQANGETLSVTATDAASNTSLPYEVVAPDITAPDAPVVSSIVDDIGAQKGNLGDGQLTDDNQLTFSGTGEPGATITIRDGNIPLAGTVTVDNNGNWTLTTPVLGDGDHTFTVTATDTANHTSTPSAPITITVDTTPPAIPLVTLTDNTGSNVGELADNDVTDATQPVLSGSGTAGDIITVYDGTAVIGTTEVDENGSWSFTPSPALGEGDHTLSVTASDPLGNTSDKSIPITITVDTTAPDAPTLTLTDGADAPLTNGQATNETQPVLSGTGTDGDIISIYDNGVLVTTVTITDGTWRYTSDALDEGDHVFSLTSTDPAGNVSEPSAPIGILVDTTPPAVPNLTVTDNVGSQTGILDNGQYTDDTRPLLSGSGTPGDTITITLDGVEQSPLVIDNSGNWSFQPTGPLSQGDHNIRVTATDPAGNSSTSPERIVRVDTQAPGTPTLTVNDDGGPLNDGGQTNDATPTLSGTGETGSIVTILNNGVPIGTAEVIDGVWSFTPDSDLVEGNYNFTVTAKDAAGNTSQPSDAIGITIDTQVPDAPFITSPGNPAVTNQPELPISGTGEPGSTITLSNGVTVIGTAEVDSDGNWTIVPDSPLTEGNYTLTATATDPAGNISGPSASIALNVDLTKPAAPEDVTISADGATVSGTAETGSTVTIRDTGGNVIGSGVATDGTFQIQVTPAQTGLNSLTATAEDAAGNNSDPTNFNGSGTGLPVISAIVDDTGSVQGDLKSGQTTDDTQPGLRGFSTPNSTVNILVDGGVVASNVQVDGNGNWSWTSAAELGEGPHTFQVVDSGDSSKASAVVNITVDLTPPTQPAIGSVTDDVAPGTGTLTSGQTTNDPRPTLSGNGTNGETITIYDGNTPLGQVQVVNGAWSFTPSTSLGDGSHNLTITATDAAGNTSLASQAFVVVVDTTPPAAPTIASAVDDSEPQTGVISNGGSTNDTTPDFSGSAEEGSTITVYDNGVKIGTALVTNGSWSFTAPTLATGSHAITVTATDAMGNVSAPSAAWTVNVDTTAPRVPVIQSVTDDTSPATGVLANGQSTNDTQPTFQGTAEPGSTVTLYDGSLAVGSVVVGTDGSWSLSPDNPLGSGPHNLSVTATDAAGNEGPSAAFSLTVDTQSPSAPVISSVTDDVAPNSGTLSNGQSTNDTRPTLAGTAEANSTVSIFDGTTLLGTVQADGSGAWTFTPATALGNGSHTFNVTATDAAGNVSPGTAFTVVVDTVAPVAPIIVSVTDNVTPGTGDLTSGQSTNDTRPIVAGTGEPGSTINVYDGNVLLGTTTVTEGGSWSYRPDGLSQGAHSLRVTATDSAGNTGPASTNFALTVDTVSPGAPVISNVLDDVGPVTGSLTSGQTTNDARPGFTGTGEPGATISIVDNGVPLASVTVEANGTWTFTPTSDLGQGNHSLTFTATDAAGNVGPSASFAISVDTAAPLAPVIASVVDDSAPQTGNLSPNQSTNDTRPTLNGTAEPGTTLTFTDNGTVIGSLVVGTNGNWTFTPTTALTNGAHTLAVTATDAAGNVSPAASFGVTVDTLAPNAPVIATILDDVSNITGPVGSGQSTNDTLPELRGTSEPGAFINIYDGATLLTPTPIQADASGAWSFTPTTALAEGSHTFTAKATDAAGNVSASSAASTIVVDTTPPGTPTNLAVVTNGSHVTGTAEAGSTVTITSSNGTVLGTGVADGTTGSFNILINPAQVGGETLQVVAQDKAGNTGTSGSVIAPFSGLPGAPVIASLTDDVGSITGLVANGQATNDARPLLNGTGQPFSTITVYRDGVSIGSASVDAQGNWSLTPQANIADGTHVLTATATNTNGTSTLSSGYTVTVDTVTATPTGTISSDGASISGTAEAGSTVSITLSTGLTVTTTANSSGNYTYTFDRKQTSGENISVSATDAVGNASTPTQVTAPTLPISASDNVENLELTSNATVTSEQLSDYGLLLVGALGNVANVLGNDTAAVEFTIQDGGSANLVIDASTTGVVLSLLNTQEVAIQKFDAATNSWTTVIDTAQSQFANLLTLGSSGVTVNVSGLEGGTYRVLTYNTALLATGSYTALNVSVEETSAGTITTSTPQTGNVLNNDSAPLDTVVTTVTNANGQSFTLGAGSNVIQGVYGTLTINQDGTYSYALNPNSPASVIGRTESFTYTINGGGNSASAKLVITLGNDTPASSVTAVDNVATLPYDTHVEAINNGTSSQGGFTVVNVSLGNVLDLGVLDKLSNPIIFDVEQGSTRTMTLQSSIGGVAVASSFDLYIYRFNDVTQQFEQWRVEKNWLNAPLLGGQSDKLTLNLPGGEYLFLLNPAFGITALTGYTLNVLEDHVYSVDSLTTSTQGNVLNDDIAPVGTLVTQVNGVAIAATGTTTIVGTYGTLTIDAKGNYTYTLKSGVGADGTKTPDSFIYTVKAPNGDTDTASLNIQPTARGLDAVNDVSDTLLATAAQDTTGYLDSTVGSASWGLLGRTGSGSGTFDVAAGTILKGAAIVFDVSTLVTLGNLTINWSIVENGVIIRSGTVPVANITLGGASVTVNLSGLELDGGTYTLNFTGNNTLAGAATITPKITGTTVDLDNFETSGTHTVTGNIFDGSDSAGAMDQLNTVDTRLTITGFNGSTATLDPYSSATTTIQGHYGSLQIRADGSYTYTLNNGVALSSITAKETFSYTLNDTHGHTDSATLTVDIAPQVTSTSQSDVLVGSVYGDTLIYNLLNASDATGGNGTDTWKNFSLAQGDKIDIGDLLVGWNGQTATLGNYLSVSTSGSNTIISIDRDGTGSTYHSTQLVTLENVQTTLTELIEQNHIVT; via the coding sequence ATGCGTCTTCTCGCCGTTATATCCAAGTTGACGGGCGTTTCCACCAATGTTGAAGCCTCTGAAGTCACACTTAATGCCCCTTCCATTGTGAAATTATCCGCAGAGCGTAGCGATATCAGCCAACTGACTCGCGTGAATCAGGATCTGGTGATCGTCTTTACTTCTGGTGAAAAACTGACCGTTAAAAATTTCTATGTGGCGAACGACCAGGGAACCAGCCAACTGGTGCTGGAAGACAGTCACGGCGCACTGTGGTGGGTGGAAAATCCGGAAAGCGGCCTGCACTTTGAACAAATTTCAACCATTGACGATCTGCTTGTCACCGCCGGAGAATCTCACGAAGGTGGGGCTATCTGGCCGTGGGTGCTGGGTGGGGCGGTTGCCGCCGGTGGGATCGCGGCAATAGCGTCCTCGGGTGGCGGCGGCAGTAGCCATCATGATAACGACAACGGCAATCCTGATGATGGTTCCGGTAACGGTGGTACACCGGGTGAGGGGGGCGGAAATAACGGAGGCGGAGGCAACGGCGGCGGCGATAACGGTACGAACCCTCCGGGAGGAGAAAACCCCACACCACCGCCTGCCCCCGTGATTACCGGCGCAGTGGATGCCGTTTCCGGCATCACCGGCGCCATTCAGGTGAACCAGACCACCAACGACAGCCAGCCGATGATTTCTGGTACCGGTGACGCGGGCTCCCTCATCACCCTCTATGACAACGGGCAGGTAATGGGAACCGTCGTCGTCGATGGACAGGGTAACTGGCACTATCAACCCGACGCGCCCCTTTCTGACGGTGAACATGTGCTAACCGCGACCGCCACAGACGAAAACGGTAGCACCAGCGCCGTCTCCGGCGATTTCACCTTTACCGTCGATACCATTGCCCCGGATGAGGTTTCCGGACTAACGGTTTCTGAAGATGGACTCTGGGTATCCGGGCTCGCAGAAGCAGGTTGCGTCGTCACGATTTTCGACAATCAACACCATATTCTTGCCTCCATTCAGGTCGATGACACCGGTCGGTTTACCGTTCGCCTCAACTCGGCACAAACCGATTCCGAGCAGCTCTATGCTGATATTTCTGACGCCGCAGGCAACGAAGGCGACGAAGCGTCCTTCTTCGGTTCCGACTCAGGTTTCCCCGATGCCCCCGTCATTATCGGCATCATTGATGATACGCAACCCACCGCCGTGACGTTAGGCAGCGGTCAGTTTACGAAGGATACCACCCCCACCCTCACGGGGACCGCGCTGCCTGGCGCGGAGGTGACCATTTACGAAAACGGTATCGCTATCGGGACGGCGAGCGCCGACGACGGCACGTGGTCGTTCGCGCTGAGCGGTGTGCCTGAAGGATTGCACAACTACACCGCCACACAGACCACAGAGGACGGCGTCAGCGGCAACACGGTGGAATTCTCGGTCACCGTGGATACCACCCCTCCGGCAGTTCCCGACGATCTGCTCGTCTCGCAAAACGGAACCGTGCTTACCGGCAGCGCCGAGGCGGGTAGTAAAGTCACGATTACAGATGCCAGCGGCACCACACTCGGCACCGTGACCGCCGATAGTGAAGGAAAATTCAGCTTCCCGCTCAATCCGGCACGGGTAAACGGTGAGGTTCTGACCGCGACCGCCACGGATAAGGCGGGAAATAACAGTCCGCCCGCCAATGCAACAGCGCCTGATACCACTCCCCCGCAGGCAGCAGGCAATCTGGATGTATCTGAGGATGGGACAACGGTGACCGGTACCGCCGAACCCGGCACGACGGTGACGATTTACGGTAGCGACAACACCCCGCTGGGGTCTGAACTTGTTCTACCCGACGGCTCATTTACCGTCACGCTGGCCCCGCCGCAAACCAATGGCGAAATTTTAACCGCCATCGTCAAGGATCCGGCGAATCTGACCAGTCCACCGGCGACCACCCTCGCCCCGGACACCACCCCGCCGCAGCCCGCCGGAAATCTGGAGGTTTCGGATGATGGCACCACCGTGACGGGGACAGCGGAACCCGGCAGCACGGTGACAATTCGCGATCCGGACGGCACCCCGATTGGCCATGGTCAAACCGACGGCGAAGGGAATTTCACCGTTACGCTGGACACGCCACAAACCAACGGCGAAACGCTTACCGCCACGGTGACCGATCCGGCGAATCAAAACAGCACGCCAGCCAACGTCACCGCACCGGATACCACACCGCCGCAGTCCCCCACGGCGGTCATTTCTCAGGACGGCACCGTCCTGACCGCCACCGCCGAGCCTGGCAGTACGATTACGATTAAAGACAGTAACGGTAATACGCTGGCGCAATCCGGTCCGGTCCCGGAGAGCGGCACGCTGGCGATCGCGCTTGACCCGCCGCAGGCCAACGGTGAAACGCTGAGCGTCACCGCCACGGATGCCGCGAGCAATACCAGCCTGCCGTACGAGGTCGTGGCGCCGGATATCACCGCACCGGATGCCCCGGTCGTCAGTTCGATTGTTGATGATATCGGCGCGCAGAAAGGCAATCTGGGTGACGGGCAACTTACCGATGACAATCAGCTAACCTTCAGCGGAACCGGTGAACCCGGCGCAACCATCACCATTCGGGACGGAAATATCCCGCTGGCGGGAACGGTCACTGTAGACAACAACGGCAACTGGACGCTCACCACTCCGGTGCTGGGCGACGGCGACCATACCTTCACCGTCACGGCGACTGATACCGCAAACCATACCAGCACACCGTCTGCTCCCATCACCATTACGGTCGATACCACACCGCCGGCTATTCCGCTCGTAACCCTGACGGATAACACCGGCAGCAACGTCGGTGAACTGGCGGATAACGACGTAACCGATGCAACACAGCCGGTGTTAAGCGGCAGCGGCACCGCCGGAGATATCATCACGGTGTATGACGGAACGGCGGTCATTGGCACGACAGAGGTCGATGAAAACGGTAGCTGGAGCTTTACCCCGAGCCCCGCGCTGGGCGAAGGCGATCACACGCTGAGCGTCACCGCCAGCGATCCTCTGGGCAACACCAGCGATAAATCCATCCCCATAACCATTACGGTGGACACCACCGCGCCTGATGCCCCCACGCTAACGCTGACGGATGGCGCTGATGCCCCACTGACCAACGGCCAGGCGACCAATGAAACCCAGCCCGTTCTGAGCGGCACAGGAACAGATGGCGATATCATCAGCATTTACGACAATGGCGTTCTGGTCACCACCGTCACGATAACTGACGGCACCTGGCGCTACACGTCGGATGCTCTCGATGAAGGTGACCATGTCTTTAGCCTCACCAGCACCGATCCGGCGGGCAATGTCAGCGAGCCCTCCGCACCAATCGGCATTCTGGTGGATACCACCCCACCCGCCGTGCCCAACCTGACCGTCACCGACAACGTCGGCAGCCAGACCGGCATACTCGATAACGGCCAGTATACCGATGACACGCGACCGCTGCTGAGCGGAAGCGGTACGCCTGGCGACACCATTACCATTACCCTCGACGGTGTTGAACAGTCGCCGTTGGTTATCGACAACTCCGGGAACTGGAGTTTTCAACCGACGGGCCCGTTGTCACAGGGCGATCATAACATCCGGGTGACCGCGACCGATCCTGCCGGTAACAGCAGCACCTCGCCGGAACGCATCGTGCGCGTGGATACTCAGGCTCCAGGCACGCCAACGCTGACCGTCAACGATGACGGCGGACCGTTGAACGATGGTGGACAGACCAACGATGCCACCCCGACGCTGAGTGGGACGGGCGAAACGGGCAGCATCGTCACCATTCTGAATAACGGCGTGCCGATTGGCACCGCCGAGGTCATTGATGGCGTCTGGAGTTTCACTCCGGACAGCGACCTTGTCGAAGGCAACTACAACTTTACCGTGACGGCAAAAGATGCCGCAGGCAACACCAGTCAGCCATCGGATGCGATTGGCATCACCATTGATACCCAGGTGCCCGACGCGCCGTTTATCACCTCGCCAGGCAATCCGGCAGTCACCAATCAGCCCGAGTTGCCCATTAGCGGCACCGGCGAACCCGGCAGCACCATCACCTTGTCGAATGGAGTCACGGTTATCGGCACTGCCGAAGTCGATTCCGACGGAAACTGGACGATCGTCCCGGACTCACCGCTCACCGAAGGCAATTACACGCTGACGGCAACGGCCACCGATCCGGCGGGTAACATCAGCGGACCTTCTGCCTCCATCGCGCTAAACGTCGATCTGACTAAACCGGCAGCGCCGGAGGATGTGACAATCTCTGCCGATGGCGCAACGGTCAGCGGTACGGCGGAAACCGGCAGCACGGTGACTATCCGCGACACCGGCGGCAATGTCATTGGATCCGGCGTGGCGACGGACGGCACCTTCCAGATTCAGGTCACGCCTGCGCAAACGGGTCTCAATTCGCTGACCGCCACGGCGGAGGATGCTGCGGGCAACAACAGCGATCCCACTAATTTTAACGGCTCCGGCACCGGGCTGCCGGTCATCAGCGCCATCGTCGATGATACGGGTAGCGTTCAGGGCGACCTGAAGAGTGGGCAAACCACCGACGACACGCAGCCGGGACTGCGCGGTTTCTCCACGCCGAACTCGACGGTTAACATTCTGGTCGATGGTGGCGTTGTCGCATCGAACGTTCAGGTCGACGGAAACGGCAACTGGAGCTGGACATCCGCCGCCGAGTTAGGCGAAGGCCCGCACACCTTCCAGGTTGTCGATAGCGGGGATAGCAGCAAAGCGTCCGCCGTGGTGAACATCACTGTTGATCTCACCCCACCGACACAACCTGCGATTGGCAGCGTGACGGATGATGTCGCTCCCGGTACGGGAACGCTGACCAGCGGGCAGACGACCAACGATCCCCGCCCCACTCTGAGCGGCAACGGCACCAACGGTGAAACCATCACAATTTACGATGGCAATACGCCCCTTGGCCAGGTGCAGGTGGTTAACGGCGCGTGGAGCTTTACTCCATCCACCAGCCTGGGGGATGGCAGCCACAATCTGACCATCACCGCCACCGATGCGGCAGGAAATACCAGCCTCGCGTCGCAAGCGTTTGTGGTGGTGGTGGACACCACGCCACCGGCGGCACCAACCATTGCCAGCGCGGTGGATGACAGCGAGCCGCAGACGGGCGTCATCAGCAACGGCGGCAGCACCAACGACACCACGCCCGACTTTAGCGGCAGCGCCGAAGAAGGCAGTACGATTACCGTCTATGACAATGGGGTAAAAATCGGCACCGCGCTGGTCACCAACGGTAGCTGGAGCTTCACCGCGCCGACGCTGGCCACCGGCTCGCACGCGATAACCGTCACCGCCACCGATGCGATGGGTAACGTCAGCGCGCCTTCTGCTGCCTGGACGGTGAACGTCGATACTACCGCGCCACGGGTTCCGGTGATTCAAAGCGTCACCGACGACACCAGCCCGGCAACCGGCGTGCTGGCGAACGGACAAAGCACCAATGATACTCAGCCAACCTTCCAGGGAACGGCGGAGCCAGGTTCTACCGTTACGCTGTATGACGGTAGTCTCGCCGTGGGCAGCGTGGTGGTGGGCACCGACGGAAGCTGGTCACTCTCTCCGGATAACCCGTTAGGCAGCGGCCCGCATAATCTGAGCGTCACGGCGACGGATGCAGCAGGTAACGAAGGCCCGTCAGCCGCGTTCTCCCTGACGGTAGATACGCAGTCGCCATCGGCTCCTGTCATCAGCTCCGTTACCGATGACGTCGCCCCCAATAGCGGAACGCTGAGCAATGGGCAAAGCACCAACGACACACGACCAACGCTTGCCGGGACCGCCGAAGCTAACAGTACCGTCAGTATTTTTGACGGCACCACGCTGCTGGGCACCGTACAAGCCGATGGCTCAGGTGCCTGGACCTTTACGCCCGCTACCGCGCTGGGCAACGGTTCGCACACGTTCAATGTGACCGCGACGGACGCCGCGGGCAACGTCAGCCCTGGCACCGCCTTTACCGTGGTGGTTGATACCGTTGCGCCAGTTGCCCCGATCATCGTCAGCGTCACCGATAACGTGACGCCAGGAACCGGCGATCTCACCAGCGGGCAAAGCACAAACGATACCCGCCCGATCGTTGCCGGCACCGGCGAACCTGGCAGCACCATTAATGTCTACGATGGCAACGTTCTGCTGGGTACGACCACCGTGACCGAAGGCGGGAGCTGGAGCTACCGACCGGATGGACTTTCTCAGGGTGCCCACTCGCTGAGAGTCACCGCCACCGATAGCGCGGGCAATACCGGGCCAGCGTCAACAAATTTTGCGTTGACGGTCGATACCGTTTCGCCCGGCGCGCCAGTAATCAGCAATGTGCTGGATGACGTTGGCCCGGTCACCGGCAGTCTGACCAGCGGTCAGACCACTAACGACGCGCGTCCTGGTTTCACCGGCACCGGTGAGCCGGGGGCCACGATCAGCATCGTGGATAACGGAGTTCCCCTCGCCAGCGTGACGGTCGAGGCGAACGGGACCTGGACCTTTACCCCCACCAGCGATCTGGGACAGGGGAATCATTCGCTGACCTTCACCGCGACCGATGCCGCCGGTAACGTCGGCCCATCAGCCAGCTTCGCCATCTCGGTGGATACCGCCGCGCCGCTGGCACCGGTGATCGCGTCAGTGGTCGATGACAGCGCGCCGCAGACCGGCAATCTCTCGCCCAATCAGAGCACCAACGACACCCGCCCCACGCTTAACGGCACGGCGGAACCGGGCACCACGCTGACCTTTACCGATAACGGCACGGTCATTGGTAGCCTTGTTGTCGGCACGAACGGCAACTGGACCTTCACGCCAACAACCGCCTTAACCAACGGCGCGCATACCCTTGCGGTGACCGCGACCGACGCGGCGGGCAACGTCAGCCCGGCCGCCAGCTTTGGCGTCACGGTGGATACGCTGGCACCAAACGCGCCGGTGATCGCCACCATTCTTGATGATGTCAGCAACATCACGGGTCCCGTCGGCAGCGGACAAAGCACGAATGACACCCTGCCGGAACTGCGAGGGACCAGTGAACCGGGGGCATTCATCAATATCTATGACGGTGCGACGTTACTCACGCCAACGCCCATTCAGGCGGATGCCAGCGGCGCGTGGAGCTTTACCCCCACTACCGCACTGGCGGAGGGTTCACATACCTTTACCGCCAAAGCCACCGACGCGGCGGGCAACGTCAGCGCCTCGTCGGCGGCATCGACCATCGTGGTGGATACCACCCCGCCCGGCACGCCGACCAACCTGGCGGTGGTCACCAACGGCAGCCACGTCACCGGGACGGCAGAGGCTGGCAGCACCGTCACCATCACCAGCAGCAACGGCACGGTACTGGGAACCGGCGTCGCGGACGGGACCACCGGCAGCTTTAACATTCTGATTAATCCGGCGCAGGTCGGTGGAGAAACGTTGCAGGTGGTCGCCCAGGATAAAGCGGGTAACACCGGAACGTCCGGCAGCGTCATTGCACCGTTCAGTGGTCTGCCTGGCGCACCCGTTATCGCCTCGCTGACGGACGATGTAGGGTCGATAACCGGACTGGTGGCCAATGGTCAGGCCACCAATGACGCCAGGCCGCTGTTAAACGGGACGGGCCAACCGTTCTCCACCATCACGGTGTACAGAGACGGTGTCTCCATTGGTAGCGCCAGCGTGGATGCGCAGGGCAACTGGTCGCTGACCCCGCAGGCCAATATCGCCGACGGGACGCACGTCCTCACCGCTACGGCCACCAATACCAACGGCACCAGTACGCTGTCATCAGGCTATACCGTCACGGTGGATACGGTCACGGCTACGCCAACCGGCACCATCAGCAGCGACGGCGCCAGCATCAGCGGCACTGCCGAAGCGGGCAGTACGGTGTCCATCACCCTCAGCACGGGCTTAACGGTCACCACCACCGCCAACAGCAGCGGGAATTACACCTATACCTTTGATCGCAAACAGACCAGCGGCGAGAACATCAGCGTCAGCGCCACGGACGCCGTCGGCAACGCCTCGACCCCGACGCAGGTCACCGCCCCAACCCTGCCCATCTCGGCCAGCGATAACGTGGAGAATCTGGAGCTCACCTCAAATGCGACCGTAACCAGCGAGCAGCTCAGCGACTATGGCCTGCTGCTGGTTGGCGCGCTGGGCAATGTGGCGAACGTGTTGGGTAACGATACGGCAGCCGTTGAATTCACTATTCAGGACGGCGGCAGCGCAAATCTGGTGATCGATGCCAGCACCACCGGGGTCGTGCTCTCGTTGCTGAATACTCAGGAAGTGGCGATCCAGAAATTTGACGCCGCGACCAACTCATGGACCACCGTCATCGACACCGCGCAGTCGCAGTTTGCCAATCTGCTGACGCTCGGCAGCAGCGGCGTCACGGTGAACGTGTCCGGACTGGAGGGCGGCACTTATCGGGTTCTGACTTACAATACGGCGCTGCTGGCGACCGGCTCTTATACCGCACTGAACGTCAGCGTCGAAGAGACCAGCGCCGGCACCATCACCACGTCCACGCCGCAAACCGGCAACGTGCTGAATAACGACAGCGCCCCACTGGATACCGTCGTCACCACCGTCACCAACGCCAATGGACAAAGCTTTACGCTGGGGGCTGGCAGTAACGTCATCCAGGGCGTCTATGGCACGCTGACGATCAATCAGGACGGTACCTACAGTTACGCGCTGAACCCGAACAGTCCTGCCTCGGTCATTGGCCGAACGGAGAGCTTCACCTACACCATCAACGGCGGCGGCAACAGCGCGTCGGCGAAGCTGGTGATTACTCTGGGCAATGACACGCCGGCTAGCAGCGTGACCGCCGTGGATAACGTCGCCACTCTGCCCTACGACACCCATGTGGAGGCCATCAACAACGGGACGTCCTCGCAGGGCGGCTTTACGGTGGTGAACGTCAGTCTGGGCAACGTGCTGGATCTGGGCGTGCTGGACAAACTGAGTAACCCGATTATTTTCGACGTCGAGCAGGGTTCAACGCGCACCATGACGCTGCAATCCTCCATTGGCGGCGTGGCGGTGGCATCTAGCTTCGACCTGTACATTTATCGCTTCAACGACGTCACCCAGCAGTTTGAGCAGTGGCGAGTGGAGAAAAACTGGTTAAACGCGCCGCTGCTGGGCGGTCAGTCCGATAAGCTGACGCTGAACCTGCCGGGCGGTGAATACCTGTTCCTGCTGAATCCGGCGTTTGGCATTACGGCGCTCACCGGCTACACCCTTAACGTGCTTGAGGACCATGTTTACAGCGTTGACAGCCTGACCACTTCCACCCAGGGCAATGTGCTGAACGACGACATCGCGCCCGTCGGTACGCTGGTGACACAGGTGAACGGTGTGGCGATTGCCGCAACCGGCACCACGACCATTGTGGGTACTTACGGCACGTTGACCATTGATGCCAAAGGTAACTACACCTACACCCTGAAAAGCGGCGTGGGCGCGGACGGCACCAAAACGCCGGACAGCTTCATCTACACGGTGAAAGCACCCAACGGGGATACCGATACCGCATCGCTCAATATCCAGCCGACCGCCCGTGGGCTGGATGCCGTGAACGATGTCAGCGATACCCTGCTGGCCACGGCGGCTCAGGACACCACAGGCTATCTGGATTCCACCGTCGGTAGCGCCAGTTGGGGGTTACTTGGCAGAACCGGTAGCGGCAGCGGCACCTTTGACGTCGCGGCGGGCACCATTCTGAAAGGTGCGGCCATCGTCTTTGATGTCTCAACGCTGGTCACGCTGGGCAACCTGACCATCAACTGGTCGATAGTGGAAAACGGCGTGATCATTCGCTCCGGCACGGTGCCGGTCGCCAACATCACGCTGGGCGGTGCCTCCGTGACCGTCAATTTGAGCGGGCTGGAACTGGATGGCGGCACCTACACCCTGAATTTCACCGGCAATAACACGCTGGCAGGCGCGGCAACCATTACGCCGAAAATCACCGGCACGACGGTCGATCTGGATAACTTCGAAACCTCCGGCACGCATACCGTCACCGGCAATATTTTTGACGGCAGCGACTCCGCCGGTGCGATGGACCAGTTGAACACCGTCGATACGCGCCTGACTATCACCGGCTTTAACGGCAGTACCGCCACGCTGGATCCTTACTCCAGCGCCACCACCACCATTCAGGGCCACTACGGTTCACTGCAAATTCGCGCCGACGGTTCGTATACCTACACGCTCAACAACGGCGTGGCCCTCTCTTCGATCACGGCGAAGGAGACCTTTAGCTACACGCTGAATGACACCCACGGTCATACCGACAGCGCCACGCTGACGGTGGATATCGCCCCGCAGGTTACCAGTACCTCACAAAGCGATGTACTGGTGGGCTCGGTGTATGGCGACACGCTGATCTACAACCTGCTCAACGCCAGTGATGCCACGGGCGGTAACGGTACGGATACCTGGAAAAACTTCTCGCTGGCGCAGGGCGACAAGATTGATATCGGCGATTTGCTGGTGGGCTGGAACGGACAAACCGCGACGCTTGGCAACTATCTCAGCGTCAGCACCAGCGGCAGCAACACCATCATCTCTATTGACCGTGACGGGACAGGCAGTACTTATCACTCCACACAACTGGTGACCCTGGAGAATGTACAAACCACGCTGACGGAGCTTATCGAACAAAACCACATTGTGACCTGA
- the smpB gene encoding SsrA-binding protein SmpB translates to MTKKKAHKPGSATIALNKRARHEYFIEEEFEAGLALQGWEVKSLRAGKANIGDSYVILKDGEAYLFGANFTPMAVASTHVVCDPTRTRKLLLNQRELDSLYGRVNREGYTVVALSLYWKNAWCKVKIGVAKGKKQHDKRSDLKDREWQLDKARIMKHAGR, encoded by the coding sequence ATGACGAAGAAAAAAGCACACAAACCTGGCTCAGCCACCATCGCGCTCAACAAGCGTGCGCGACACGAATACTTTATCGAAGAAGAGTTCGAAGCGGGACTCGCCCTGCAAGGGTGGGAAGTGAAATCCCTGCGCGCCGGTAAGGCCAACATCGGCGACAGCTACGTGATCCTGAAAGACGGTGAAGCTTACCTGTTCGGCGCTAACTTTACGCCAATGGCGGTGGCCTCCACGCACGTGGTATGCGATCCCACCCGTACCCGTAAACTGCTGCTGAATCAGCGTGAACTTGACTCACTGTATGGTCGCGTGAACCGTGAAGGCTACACCGTTGTCGCCCTTTCTCTGTACTGGAAAAATGCCTGGTGCAAAGTCAAAATTGGCGTGGCGAAGGGTAAGAAACAGCACGACAAGCGTTCCGATCTGAAGGATCGTGAATGGCAACTGGATAAAGCGCGCATTATGAAACATGCAGGTCGTTAA